In the genome of Limanda limanda chromosome 15, fLimLim1.1, whole genome shotgun sequence, one region contains:
- the pcgf6 gene encoding polycomb group RING finger protein 6 yields MSSPPYGHRSHEGSTHISDSDSETEPKLPLNQFYPYIRCALCCGFLIDATTIIECLHTFCKSCIVKHFFYSSRCPTCNIVVHQSQPLYNIRPDRQLQDIVYKMIPYLEEYEREQMCTFYKERGMEVPKPVVITSPAPVGVKRQRRDNAPQSVFTIPPELDVSLLLDFVGAEEGIIDFKPLERRYVRVSGEATIRHVELFIRRKMELSPTCLVDVVCGDHLLDPSQSLKDVQSTVGDAALQDGLLVLQFGLILPAHS; encoded by the exons ATGTCATCACCTCCGTATGGTCACAGGAGTCATGAAGGGTCCACGCACATATCAGACAGCGACTCAGAGACCGAG CCAAAGCTCCCCCTCAACCAGTTCTATCCATACATCCGCTGTGCCCTGTGCTGCGGCTTCCTCATCGACGCCACCACCATCATAGAGTGTCTGCACACAT TTTGCAAAAGCTGCATCGTGAAGCACTTCTTCTACAGCAGCAGGTGTCCCACATGCAACATTGTGGTCCATCAAAGTCAACCCCTTTACAACATCAG GCCTGACAGACAACTGCAGGACATTGTTTACAAAATGATTCCCTACCTTGAGGAGT ATGAACGAGAACAGATGTGTACCTTctacaaagagagagggatggaggtgcCTAAACCAG TGGTGATCACCTCTCCCGCTCCTGTTGGGgtgaagaggcagaggagagataACGCTCCTCAGTCTGTGTTCACTATTCCTCCTGAGCTGgatgtttctctgctgctggacttTGTTGG GGCTGAAGAGGGCATTATTGACTTTAAG CCGTTGGAGAGGCGGTATGTTCGTGTGTCGGGTGAGGCCACCATCCGGCACGTGGAGTTGTTCatcaggaggaagatggagctTAGCCCAACCTGCCTG GTGGATGTGGTTTGTGGCGACCACCTCCTGGATCCCTCCCAGTCCCTCAAAGACGTGCAGAGCACCGTGGGCGATGCGGCGCTGCAA GACGGTCTGCTGGTGCTGCAGTTTGGCCTGATCCTGCCCGCCCACTCCTGA